The nucleotide sequence TGCTTCAGTATGGTCTTGGCTCTGCTGTTCCTTTTATATTGTTACTGATACCGCATCTCACCATAAAGAGGGCATTTATTGCATCAGTACTCGTCCTCTTTGGGGTCTTTATGATGAGATGGGATGTAGTCATAGGCGGTCAGTCCTTCTCCCTCACTTACTCAGGATACATGAATTATCGTCTGCCTATTATTCCCCACGACTTAGAAACCATCAAGGAAGGACTTTTGGGTATGATCTTTATACTTGGACTGCCATTTGTATTACTGTGGGTCTTTTCTAAAATATTCCCACTGTTTCCAAAGGAGTAGATGATATATAAACTTGAAGTGAACTTTATTGCCGAAATGAATATCTGAAGGGAGGAAATAAAGTGGATATAGATGGTCTTAAACTTTATGGTCTCTGTCTTGGAAGATTAAGGTATCAGATAGGAGTTGCCAGATCAAGAGCAAAAAAGGAGCCTCTGAATGGCAGGATTCTCTTAGAATCCTATAACACAGGTGATATAGACGATATCATTGATATCCTTGAGTTATATGATGTTGAAGACAAAAACTATGAGACACTTATAGAAAAATTAAAAGAACTGGCAGATGATGTCTCTCTGTTTATGAATGAGACTGTAGAGTTCGGATTCTCTGACGAAGGTTATCTGTGTCTTTATTTGAAAACGCATTAAAAATTAAAAGAGGAGGTAAATCATGAAAAGAAATAGTATCTTAGTGATGTTAGCAATTGGGTTATCTTTTGTTTTTCTGTTGCTTCTAAATGCCCATGCTTCTGAGCCTGATTGGGACAAAATCAAGAATACAAAGATTACCCTCTTTTATCCAGGTCAGGCATCCTATGAGTTTTTAGTCAGCCCGGCTCATCCAGGCGCTAAGGCAGTAGCTGGAAATGAAATGAATTGCATTATTTGCCATAAAGGAAAAGAGCCTGATCTTGCTAAAAACATTCTCGCACGCCGGGAGCCAACACCCATTGCTAGGAAAGAACCTACAAAAGAACTCTCTGTTAAATCAGCCTATGATGATGAGTATATTTATTTGCGTTTTCAATGGAAGGCAAAGGAAGCCTGTTTTCACCGCGCTTATCAGGTCTTTGATGGTAAAGAGTGGAAGAAACAGGGAGGTATAGACCGTCCTTACAATGAATCAAAAGGTGTTCCAGCACAATATGAAGAACGTCTGAGTATCATGATTGATGATGGGAAAAATCCCGATTTTGGAAAGAGAGGATGTTTCATTACATGCCATAATGATATGAGGAAGATGCCCAATGCACCGAAAGAGTCTGAAGTAAAGGCTCATCCTGTCCTCGGTGATGCAGGGATGAAGAAAAAAGACATAAGAAAGTATATCTCTGCCTCAAGGACAAATATGGATTCAACTGGTGGATGGGCAAATATAAAGTCCAAAGAGGAGATAGAGAAATTGAAATGGCAGGGATTATTTCTTGACCTTCTCCAGTGGCGTGCAATGAGGAGTAATCCCTTAGGGTTTCTTGATGATGGCTATGTCTTAGAATATAGATTGTTTGACAAAGATGGGAAATTTATGGAAGGCAACTTTGATAAGGACAAAAAACAGCCAAAATATATGTTCGATGAAAAGAAGGTTGGAATGAAGGCATTCCCATACGACCAGATTAAGAAACAAAAATACTACTATATAAGCAAGGATATAGCAGTTCCCTTTGACCCGAACGCAGGCTGGGAAAAAGGGGATGCCGTTCCAGACCCCATTATATTCTTCCCACAGGATAACACATCCTCTGCTAAGGGTGTATGGAAGGACGGGCAGTGGACAGTAGTTATAAAAAGAAAGTTAAACCACGGTAATCCAAAGGAGGATAAGATATTAAAACCTGGTAATATTTATACTGTAGGATTTGCAATCCATGATGACAATACAACACAGAGACACCATTATGTCTCTTTCCCCTTAACTATGGGCTTTGATTCTCCACAAACCGACATTAATGTAGTTAAAACAAAATAGTCAGAAAATCTTCCCAAAAATGGGACGGTTCTATTACCTCCCGTCCCATTTTTAACACTTGCATATACCCTGAAAAAGATTTAAAATGTAAATATGGGTAAGATACTCATTGCAGTCTGTCTTTGTCTGTCTATTATTGGCTGTAGCAAGGCAGAGAAACTATCCTCCCAAGAAACATCACAAACGCAAAAAAGAACTCTTCTAATAGGACTTATCCCTGAGCAGAATATATTCAAACAGATTGAAAGATATGAGCCAATTGCTGATTATCTCTCTGAGAAGATAGGGGTAAAGATAGAGCTAAAAATCCTTCCTCGCTATGGAAATATCATTGATAATTTTGTTTCTCTGGGATTAGATGGGGCATTCTGGGGGAGTTTCACCTATGCTCTGGCTTACAACAGACTGGGACTTGAAGTGCTTGCAAGGCCACAGTTACTTGATGGTTCATCTACATATCATGGATTAATCTTTGTAAGAAAGGACAGTGGCATAAAAACAATAAAAGACTTGAAAGGGAAGAGATTCGCCCTTGTGGACAAGGCAACAACTGCCGGTTATCTCCTTCCCATTGCATACTTTAAAAAACACGGAATTAAAGATTACAGGAGTTATCTTAAAGAGACCTATTTTTCAGGAACCCATGAGGATGCGATCTACGATGTCCTTAATAGAAAGGCAGACATAGGCGCAGCAAAAAACACCGTATATCACAGACTTGCAGATAAGGATATCAGGATAGTCAACGAACTGGTCATCCTTGAAAGGTCTCCTAATGTGCCAGAGAATGGTCTGGCAGTTAGAAAAAACCTTGATGAATCCATTAAAAAGAGACTGAAGGATGAACTATTAAACATGTATATAAGCTTAAAAGGCAGAGAGGTGCTGAAAAATTTCGGGGCACAGAAATTCATCGAGACAAAGAACGAAGATTATGAGCCTGTTTTCAAATATGCCAGGGAAATAAGACTGAACCTCGCCACCTATGATTATATAAATGAGTAAATCCCGTTAGAAAATAATTTTCTAACGGGGCGTAGCTTTCTAACGGGATAAATGAAGAAAAAAGTCATTATAGGTTTAGGTATATTTTCCATTATTTTCCTCATAGGTGGGATATATATAATCATATCCATCGAAAAAACAACCTCAAATCTTGAGGATATCCTGAGACTCCACCAGGTTGAGCTAATGAGGGAACATCTATTGTTACGGCTTAAAAGGGTGCAGTCTGACCTCTACCTCAGGAACACGCGGTATGCAAGGGGCATATATACTATAGTATCAGATGTTAAAAAGATGGAGGACGCTGTTGATAAATGCTTTAAATGTCATCACCCAGGAAAAGTTATGGATAGGCTTACTGATATAAGAAACCAGGTAGAAACATATAAAAATGCGTTAAGCAGGATTATGACTATAAGGGCGAATATAAAGAGGTTAGAGGCAGAAGAGGATAATGCGTACATGATAGGGCAGGAACTAATTACAACAGTAGATAACATGATAACCAAGACAAGCGTGGGTCTTACAGAAAAAACGCAATCCTTCCTCAGACAGATGAGCACAACGAAAACTATAATCTTCATACTCGTAGCTGTCGGACCAATTTTGACAGCAGTCTTATCCGTAATTCTAATTACAAGTATCACAAAGCCTCTGAATGTCATTCTTGGTGCTATCAGAAGTTTAAAAAGCGGGGATATGGACTACAGAATACCCCCTGGATTAAAAGACGAATTTGGAGAGGTGGCATCTGCTTTCAACGAAATGACAGCTACATTAAAAGACCAGATGCAGAAGATGCAGAGGACTGAGCAGATGGCAGTATGCGGACAACTGGCTGCAAGCCTGGCACATGAAATTAAAAACCCACTTGCAGCAATCAAGGTGGCAATAGAGGTCATCTCTGATGAATTAAAACTCTCAAAAGAGAATCAGGATACATTATCAAAAGTGCTTGCTGAGGTTAGAAGAATCGAATCATTGATGAAGAATCTCCTTGACTTTGCCCGTCCACCAAAGCCACAACTTATAGGTATAGATATAAACAACACTCTTGATGTAACCATATCCTTTTTAATAAAACAACCATCCTTCTCTTTGAAGAACGCCGGTTCCATTAAAATAGTAAAGGAATTTGATAACCATCTTCCTGAGACGATGGCAGATCCTCAGCAATTGCAACAGGTATTCATGAATCTGCTGTTAAATTCAACTGATGCAATGCCAGATGGTGGAACATTAACGGTTAGGACTTTCTATGATTCATCTACAGATTCGATACTGATAGATATATCTGATACAGGTAAGGGAATAAGTAAAGACACGATAGACAAAATCTTCCAGCCCTTCTTTACGACCAAGTCAAAAGGCACAGGGCTGGGTTTAGCTATTACCAGACAACTTATCGAACAGCATGGTGGTAACATCATGGCAGAAAATAACATCAATGGTGGAGCAACATTCAAGATTAAATTCCCTGTGAAAAATGGGACGGCAGGCTGTCCCAAAACTAATAAAATAGCATAATTGTCATGCTGAATTTATTTCAGCATCTAATAAAATCAAGCCGTTACGAGACCCTGAAACGAGTTCAGGGTGACAAAAAGCGAATTATGGGACAGCCTGACGGTTCTATTTTCTTGACAGTGACAGTGAAGATAAAAGATGATGGGTGTGAGTCATGAGAGATAAGGCGAGGGTTTTCCTCATAGATGATGATGAACTTATAGCCTTGATGCTCTCGAAATCATTGAAGAATGAGGGCTACGAGGTACATGCTGAAACCAATACATTCAATAATATTGTCAGCAAAATTAAATCGTGGTCTCCCGATGTAGTATTACTCGATATAAGACTCCCTGAACAGAGTGGAATAGATATACTTAA is from Nitrospirota bacterium and encodes:
- a CDS encoding oxidoreductase yields the protein LQYGLGSAVPFILLLIPHLTIKRAFIASVLVLFGVFMMRWDVVIGGQSFSLTYSGYMNYRLPIIPHDLETIKEGLLGMIFILGLPFVLLWVFSKIFPLFPKE
- a CDS encoding ethylbenzene dehydrogenase-related protein, with protein sequence MKRNSILVMLAIGLSFVFLLLLNAHASEPDWDKIKNTKITLFYPGQASYEFLVSPAHPGAKAVAGNEMNCIICHKGKEPDLAKNILARREPTPIARKEPTKELSVKSAYDDEYIYLRFQWKAKEACFHRAYQVFDGKEWKKQGGIDRPYNESKGVPAQYEERLSIMIDDGKNPDFGKRGCFITCHNDMRKMPNAPKESEVKAHPVLGDAGMKKKDIRKYISASRTNMDSTGGWANIKSKEEIEKLKWQGLFLDLLQWRAMRSNPLGFLDDGYVLEYRLFDKDGKFMEGNFDKDKKQPKYMFDEKKVGMKAFPYDQIKKQKYYYISKDIAVPFDPNAGWEKGDAVPDPIIFFPQDNTSSAKGVWKDGQWTVVIKRKLNHGNPKEDKILKPGNIYTVGFAIHDDNTTQRHHYVSFPLTMGFDSPQTDINVVKTK
- a CDS encoding phosphate/phosphite/phosphonate ABC transporter substrate-binding protein; this translates as MGKILIAVCLCLSIIGCSKAEKLSSQETSQTQKRTLLIGLIPEQNIFKQIERYEPIADYLSEKIGVKIELKILPRYGNIIDNFVSLGLDGAFWGSFTYALAYNRLGLEVLARPQLLDGSSTYHGLIFVRKDSGIKTIKDLKGKRFALVDKATTAGYLLPIAYFKKHGIKDYRSYLKETYFSGTHEDAIYDVLNRKADIGAAKNTVYHRLADKDIRIVNELVILERSPNVPENGLAVRKNLDESIKKRLKDELLNMYISLKGREVLKNFGAQKFIETKNEDYEPVFKYAREIRLNLATYDYINE
- a CDS encoding ATP-binding protein, translated to MKKKVIIGLGIFSIIFLIGGIYIIISIEKTTSNLEDILRLHQVELMREHLLLRLKRVQSDLYLRNTRYARGIYTIVSDVKKMEDAVDKCFKCHHPGKVMDRLTDIRNQVETYKNALSRIMTIRANIKRLEAEEDNAYMIGQELITTVDNMITKTSVGLTEKTQSFLRQMSTTKTIIFILVAVGPILTAVLSVILITSITKPLNVILGAIRSLKSGDMDYRIPPGLKDEFGEVASAFNEMTATLKDQMQKMQRTEQMAVCGQLAASLAHEIKNPLAAIKVAIEVISDELKLSKENQDTLSKVLAEVRRIESLMKNLLDFARPPKPQLIGIDINNTLDVTISFLIKQPSFSLKNAGSIKIVKEFDNHLPETMADPQQLQQVFMNLLLNSTDAMPDGGTLTVRTFYDSSTDSILIDISDTGKGISKDTIDKIFQPFFTTKSKGTGLGLAITRQLIEQHGGNIMAENNINGGATFKIKFPVKNGTAGCPKTNKIA